The region CAGACCTCCCTTTGGACTCTGTGTGTACAGGCTGCTGCTCTCAGTGTGACAACAAAACCGTATTAAAGGTTCAGCTCCTGCCTGAGTCTGCTGTAGTCAGGGGAGGGTGCTGTGTATTATTGTAAAAGCtatgttcacacacactgatgcaaaGACTGTTTTCTGATTATCTTCATGAATGTATTAACTGAAAAGACCACATGAATAACATGAGTGCTATGTCCAGTATTTTATGTTGTCTGCTATATGTACTGATTTCTCAGCTATCAGAGGACACTCTTTTTAGGCTGATTGCAACAAAATCTCTTCTTCATTGAGCTAACACACTGATTGACAAATGTGAGATTGCTTGTTGATTTGGTTCATGTAACCTTTTTTCCAccaatgtctttattttttgaacacgtcttttttaactcaaattgtGTAGTTATGCAGAATGTTAGACACAATTGTTAGAAATGTGCAGTTGATGCAACTTACATGCAggtttattgtatgttttgtgtctttttaagtgTTGAAATAGACCATTTTGCTGAAATATTGTAATCCCATTTACTGTacctcaatttctttttttaccctctttctttttttccattactCTCACTTCTCTTCTTCCAGCTCTGCTGTTGTGCAGACATGATGGGCAACAACAGCCTGAATCCTTTGTATTTTCAGTTCACTCTGTTTGCAGACTTTGGGCCCCTCAGATATCTGTTCTTCAGTCTGTGTCTGTTGCTCTACATGACCATTGTCTCTGCTAACGTTGTCATTATTCTGACAATCTGTCTGGAGAAGTCTCTGCATCAGCCCATGTATATTTTCATCAGCTGTCTGTCTTTTAACTCTCTATATGGCTCAGCCGGCTTCTTCCCCAGGTTTCTGATGAACATTCTTTCCGACACTCATTTAATCTCACGTCCATTATGTTTCATTCAGATATATGTTATTTACACCTATACATCATGTGAGATGACTTTCCTCAGCATCATGGCCTATGATAGATTTGTTGCTATTTGCCAGCCTTTACACTATCacagtaaaatgacatttaagatgGTAACACAACTTGGGATTTTTGCCGTGCTCTACCCTGTATTTGCTATGGGTTTCATGCTCTATCTTACTGTCCGATTACCACTGTGTGGCAATAAACTGAATAGGCTGTTTTGTTCCAACTGGCCTGTGGTTCAGCTCTCCTGTGTGGACACAACTCTGAACAACATAGCAGGTCAGTTTGTTACAATAATAACCGTCTTCACCCCCCTGTTCTTTGTCCTGTACACCTATCTCCGTATTCTGCTTGTTTGCAGGAGAAGCTCGTCTGAATTCAGAGGAAAGGCGTTCCAGACCTGCCTGCCTCACATCATCACATTCATCAcctattctctctctgtcttctgtgaGCTGTCATTGACTCGATTTGAGGCTGATAAAATGAAACCTATCATCACAGTTGTTTTATCTTTAGAGTATTTGATGGTCCCCCCCATTAATAACCCTCTAGTTTACGGCCTAAGTCTTCCTCAAATCAAAGGAGTGATTATTAGATTTTTGAAGAAGGATTCTGCTGTGACAGTTTAAGACTGTGCACTGCACTATTGGCAACAATGAAGCTCTAAGTCACAACATATGCTTCAGAACATATTCAATGTATCTTTCCATTGATTTTGTTCATCACATTTTCAAGGACTCAATGAAAAGATGTCATCAACCTGAACTACAACCGTGATATTACCATTGCACAAGTTGTATGCTTCAACTCATTTAACAAGGTtcaattttaatgtttaaaactcaTGTTGTCGGTTTCTACAATAGATtagtataatataattaatagaATATTGTATTTCTCACAAATAATTGTTAAAGCACATgttaaatatgtgtaaaatatcCTATGTGATGCTTTTTCATGCAGATTGAACTGTCAATAAATATTGTGCCTTTGAAATCAAAACCTAGAAAAGTGCTTTACTTCAAGGACCGCTAAAGTGACAGAAATTAGGTTTTTCTTGTGGATGTTTTATTATAGAAAAGCTATAAAATCCATGAACTAGATAgtcatgcatttgtttttgtgttacttatggattcaatttcaattcaattttatttatagtattgattcataacaagagttatctgaccgcccaccctgagccatggttctgctcgaggtttttgcctcttaaaggaagtttttccttgcttctttggcctagtgcttgctcttggtgggaactgttgggtttctgtaaataaaattcaattcaattttattcaattttatttatagtatcaattcataacaaaagttatctcaagacactttacagagtaggtctagaccacattccagaatttacaaggacccaataGTTATAGTaatttcctccagagcaagcaacagtgcgacagtggcgaggaaaacttccttttaggcagaaacctcggacagacccaggctcttggtaggcattGTCTGACGGcctggttggggttagaatgaagagtggatataacaaaaatagaaaaaaacagtagtttgttgcagttctttgtagtagttcatggcatagcagggcactgtgggcattacaaggcacagcaggacgtagctgggaaCTGCAGAGTTTAGAAGATGAACATGGGATCGCAGAGCTTGTAGCGGGACCTTGGCAGCAGCTGCTACtgtgattttggagcctccctgatctgagggaacatgctggggaaaaaagaacataaggactccggggaatgactccccagagctaggttagtaacaagcatttctgggacattgATGCACATAAAGGAAAAGTTTTCCAAAGTTATGGATGGAATTATACAGAGTTACGCTCCCTTTTCCTGGGGACCCCATGGAAGATTATAACGAAATAGGATATTGAATAAACAAGACAGTCTACAGCCACATGTATGGAATCCGATTTGTGTCAATATAATAGAACAAGAAAATGAGACAAACTCAAGCAAAatatttttatcttaaaattCAAGGGAAAGTACAGACCTGGGGATTGCTCTGGCTGAATTCAAGTTGCTACAGCTAACTAACAGAAGGTCCGTTTTCCAACCCTCAATAACAATTTGTCCCAAACCTTAAAAAACACGATTTTTTCGCATTAATCTAGTCTCACATTAATTTACATATCTCTACAGCACTGCAAAATAAGGTGgggctacaccacagatacgTTCTaggttgttttcatttttctataaaccaatcacaatcgttttgCACTgcgctaataataataataataataataataataataaattgaatttgtatagcactttttcaaaactcaaagtcgctttacagagtagaaacagtgtataaaaaaaaatagataaacaaataaataaataaataaaataaaaaagtaaggataggcagaacagaaaagatgggtcttcagacgggactgaaaaatggtgagggactcagagatgcagatcatgggggagggagttcgagagcctgggagctgccctggaaaaggctttgtccccaaaactgcggagctttgacttggggacaTAGAGGAGACTGGTTGAGGTGGACCTGAGGGACCGtgaaggttggtagggggagaggaggacagtgaggtaTGACGGGGCAAGGTGGTGTATGGCTTTTTATGTGAGGACCAGGATTTTGTATgtgatgtggtgccaggatgTGGAGCGGGTGATGAGTCATGTGGCTGAGTTCTGAACCAGTTGGGGCATTTTAATGGAGGTGGAGCTGATGCCAAGGAGTAGTGAGTTGCAATAGTCAAGTCGTGAGGAGATGACGGCATGAATAAGTCTGTGAGTGAGGGTCTGATTTTAGCAATATTTCGAAGGTGAAAGAAGGAGGTTTTGATGACTTGACGGATGTGAGGCTCAAGGGAGAGGGTTGAATCAAAAATCACACCAAGGTTGCGGGCCTGGGGAGATGGGGAGATGATGGTGCCGTCAATGATGAGAGTGGGGTTATTGGCTTTGCTGAGAGTGGATTTGGAGCCTATGAGGAGGAATtctgttttattgctgtttaGTTTGAGGAAGTTGTGGTGCATCCAGGTTTTGTTCGCTGACAGACAGGAGTGGATGTGGGAGAGGGGGGGATTGTGGGGGGAGTTGGTGCTGAGGTAGATCTGGGTTTCATCGCCATAACATTGTTACAGTGTTACATAACAATGTTATGGCTCACAGTATCGAAGGCTGCACTCAGGTCAAGAAGAATTAGGATGTTGAGGGAACCGGTGTCAGCAGAAGTGAGTATGTCGTTGAAGACTTTGAGCAGAGCAGTTTGGAAGGGTTCAAATTGGTTATTGGCAAGGAGATGAGTTTGTAATTGTGAGGCAACTATACGTTCAAGGGTTTTATACAGAAAGGGGAGGTAGGATATAGGGCGTGGTTATTAAGGGAAGAGGGATCCAGACCAGATTTTTTAAGGACCGGGGTGACAGCAGCAGTTTTGAAAGCAGAGGGGACACTTCCAAGGGACAGAGAGGAGTTGAAGAGCTTAGTGAGGTAGGGGGAGAGGACGAGGAGGCATAACTTCAAGAGAGGAGTAGATAGTGGGTTTGGAAGAGCTGATGAGTTTAGAGATATCGGGGGTGGTGACCAGGTCAAACTGGGACAGGAGGTagtgtggaggaggagaagggaggtCAGGTCGGATAGGGAGAGGAGGGTCCGTGGTAGGCGCTGGAGTAAATACTGGGAGGTCAGATGCAGGGGATAGAGACTGATAAATGGTGTtgattttgtttgcaaaaaagtGAAGGAATGAGTTGCAGAGATCAGGAGAAGAAGTAGGGTGGGTGTTGGTCCGAGGCTTGATGAGTCCGAGGCAATGATGATATTCATTGTGGAGAAGAGGGTTCTGGAGTTATGACAGGGGttggagaagatggaggagaggtaGGCAGATTTGGCAGAAATTAAAGCCTCTTTGTAGGCAGTGAGGTGGAGTTTATAGGCTTCATGGTGGActgtgagagattatttttttgtcaggcGTTCGAGTCGGTGGccagtttgtttcattttccgGAGTGCAGGTTTGTAGGGTGATGAGGTGTTAAAGGTGACGGTTTTTGTTTTGAGGGGGGCCAGAGAGTTAAGGGAGGAAGACAAGACGGAGTAGAGGTGGTTTGTGAGATCATCAGGTGAGGTGAGGGTTGAGTCCAGGTGGAGAGTGGAGGAGAGCAGGTCAGAGAGATGGTGGGGATCAATGGATTTAAGATTGCGGAAGGTGATTTCTCGAAGGATGCGTGGGCGTGCGGTTGGAAAAGGAATGATGAACCGTATCAGTTTGTGAtcagagaggggaaagaggCATGGATGGAGTTCCAGCACAGGCAGGTTCATGGAGCAAACCAGGTTGAGGATGTGTCCCTTGTCATGGGTTGGGAATGTGACATGTTGGATGAGAGTGAAGTTGTCCAGTAAAGTGGTGAATTCTGATGACAGCTTGCAAGAGGGGGAGTCTATATGGATGTTGAAGTCACAGAGTAGCAGCAGACATGAGGAGAGAGATGAGGCTAGTGTGAGGAGTTCTGCGAAGTCTGACAGGAAGGAAGGGTTTGGTATAGGTGCCCGCTAGATGAGGAGAACTGTCATGGAGGAAAGAGTTTTGAAGGCGAGATATTCAAATGAAGAAACAGAGGGGAGGGTGAGTTCAGTGATCTGGAAGTTCTGACTGTAAATGACGGCGAGGCCGCCACCACGTCGGGAGGGGCGGGGTTTGCAGATGTAATTGTATCCAGTGGGGGATGCTTGGTTGAGGAAGAAGAAGTAATTGGGTTGTTGCCAGGTTTCGGTGAGCAGAAGAAAGTCTAGCGAGTTGTCAAGGATTAGTTCATGAAGGACTGGGGCTTTAGTGTTGATTGATCGGGTGTTGAGGAGGGCCAACTTGGCATGATGAGAGGGTGGTGAGATGGGGGCGGGCTGGAAAGATCTGAGGTTGTCCCAGTTAACAGTGCGTGTGGGGGGTAATGCAATTGAGGAAAGACAGCGAGGGAATTTGTAGATGATTGGAGAACAGGTATAGGTGAAGTGTGAATAGGGTGACCACCCGTCCCGCGTAGCGCGTGCGCGCACAGCGTTTGAAGCCCAATAAATACGTCCCGCAAATTAAGACCGTGTCACGCATAATCAATGCTTGCTCCAAAAAAAAGTTGGTCGCTCTATCTTGGAGCCCCAGGCAGCCAAACGAACAATAGGCTTGTtggagatgaactgcgcctcgcctgtaaagtggacgagagcaggcggcagcagacGGGGGGGACAAAAAAGCTGcagtaaagtcggacagtttccagccgattccagaaCAGgaggtgacaaaaacactgtggtgcgattccgatttaataaaatataatcagacccacatatcagctggaACAGTCTGTAGTTTTAATTCTAGCTCTCAAAATGTTCTACATGTTATCTGCACAAAATCTCCCGACCTTCCGGTATAAACCTGAtcctgcgctgctcatctctacttttacagagagaggacaCTGTTGCAACGcacaggtctgccggcaggcagTGGTCGCCACACTACCGTCCTGCCGGGAAAAGTCCCAAATCTCTTGATTGCTGCTCCGCTTCTGGGTGCCAGTgaaacca is a window of Etheostoma cragini isolate CJK2018 chromosome 11, CSU_Ecrag_1.0, whole genome shotgun sequence DNA encoding:
- the LOC117953216 gene encoding olfactory receptor 6N1-like, whose product is MMGNNSLNPLYFQFTLFADFGPLRYLFFSLCLLLYMTIVSANVVIILTICLEKSLHQPMYIFISCLSFNSLYGSAGFFPRFLMNILSDTHLISRPLCFIQIYVIYTYTSCEMTFLSIMAYDRFVAICQPLHYHSKMTFKMVTQLGIFAVLYPVFAMGFMLYLTVRLPLCGNKLNRLFCSNWPVVQLSCVDTTLNNIAGQFVTIITVFTPLFFVLYTYLRILLVCRRSSSEFRGKAFQTCLPHIITFITYSLSVFCELSLTRFEADKMKPIITVVLSLEYLMVPPINNPLVYGLSLPQIKGVIIRFLKKDSAVTV